A window of Cohnella herbarum contains these coding sequences:
- the ilvD gene encoding dihydroxy-acid dehydratase, with product MRSDMITKGFDRAPHRSLLRAAGVKEEDFGKPFIAVCNSYIDIVPGHIHLQEFGKIVKDAIREAGGVPFEFNTIGVDDGIAMGHIGMRYSLASREIIADSVETVVNAHWFDGMVCIPNCDKITPGMMMAALRVNIPTIFVSGGPMKAGRTSDGRAISLTSVFEGVGAFMTGKIDEKSLTELEQYGCPTCGSCSGMFTANSMNCLAEVLGLALPGNGTILAVAPERRDFVRKSATQLMELIKKDIKPRDIVTLDAIDNAFALDMAMGGSTNTVLHTLALAHEAGIEYPIERINEVAKRVPYLSKLAPASDHHIEDLHNAGGVSAIINELFKKEGALQGDVMTVSAKTLRENVVGAEITDHSVIRPIDDPHSKEGGLSVLFGNLAPGGSIIKVGAVDKSVGGYHRGPAICFDSQEAVLQGLAEGKVKEGHVVVIRYEGPKGGPGMPEMLAPTSQIVGMGLGTKVGLITDGRFSGASRGIAIGHISPEAAEGGPIAFVEDGDMIELDMNNRSITLEVSDEELDRRRSEWKGFEPKIKRGYLARYSAMVTNASRGGVMKM from the coding sequence TACATCGATATCGTCCCGGGACATATTCACTTGCAGGAGTTCGGTAAAATCGTCAAAGACGCCATTCGCGAAGCTGGCGGCGTTCCGTTCGAATTTAATACGATCGGCGTCGATGACGGGATCGCTATGGGTCACATCGGCATGCGCTACTCCTTGGCGAGCCGCGAGATTATCGCGGACTCCGTCGAGACCGTCGTTAACGCTCACTGGTTCGACGGAATGGTTTGTATTCCGAACTGCGACAAAATTACTCCGGGCATGATGATGGCCGCTCTGCGCGTCAACATCCCGACTATCTTCGTCAGCGGCGGACCGATGAAAGCCGGACGTACGAGCGATGGCAGAGCGATTTCCTTAACGTCCGTTTTCGAAGGCGTTGGCGCGTTCATGACCGGCAAGATCGACGAGAAAAGCTTAACCGAGCTTGAACAATACGGATGTCCGACTTGCGGATCCTGCTCCGGCATGTTCACCGCTAACTCCATGAACTGTCTCGCCGAAGTGCTTGGTTTGGCATTGCCGGGCAACGGCACGATTCTGGCGGTCGCACCGGAACGTCGCGATTTCGTCAGGAAGTCCGCAACGCAACTGATGGAATTGATCAAGAAAGACATCAAGCCGCGCGATATCGTTACGCTTGATGCCATCGACAACGCTTTCGCATTGGATATGGCAATGGGCGGATCGACCAACACGGTATTGCATACTTTGGCTCTCGCGCACGAAGCGGGAATCGAATACCCGATCGAACGGATTAACGAAGTCGCGAAACGCGTGCCTTACTTGTCCAAGTTGGCTCCCGCTTCCGATCACCACATCGAAGACCTTCACAACGCGGGCGGCGTGAGCGCCATTATCAACGAGCTGTTCAAGAAAGAAGGAGCGCTTCAAGGCGACGTAATGACCGTATCCGCCAAGACGCTTCGCGAGAACGTCGTCGGCGCGGAAATTACCGATCACTCGGTCATTCGTCCGATCGACGATCCTCACTCGAAGGAGGGCGGCTTGTCCGTCTTGTTCGGAAACCTCGCTCCCGGCGGATCGATCATTAAAGTCGGCGCCGTCGACAAATCGGTTGGCGGTTATCACCGCGGACCGGCGATCTGCTTCGATTCGCAAGAAGCGGTGTTGCAAGGACTCGCCGAGGGCAAGGTCAAGGAAGGTCATGTCGTCGTTATTCGTTACGAAGGACCTAAAGGCGGCCCGGGCATGCCCGAGATGCTTGCTCCGACTTCCCAGATCGTCGGCATGGGGCTCGGCACGAAAGTCGGCCTGATTACCGACGGACGTTTCTCCGGAGCTTCCCGCGGAATCGCGATCGGCCATATTTCACCGGAAGCAGCCGAAGGCGGCCCTATCGCGTTCGTAGAAGACGGAGATATGATCGAGCTGGATATGAACAACCGCTCGATTACGCTTGAAGTCAGCGACGAAGAGCTGGATCGCCGCCGTTCCGAATGGAAAGGCTTCGAACCGAAGATCAAACGCGGTTACTTGGCCCGTTATTCCGCGATGGTTACCAACGCCAGCCGCGGCGGCGTTATGAAAATGTAG
- a CDS encoding AI-2E family transporter, whose product MFSLYQKYWRTAFDIGVIALTVWLTMYTFSYLYNLATPVFLSFLVFWIIEPLARLLNRWGLPKSIASGISILLFALVILAIFIGLGFIFTLQITQLADDLPKYQELLQNQVKTITVDIQNRMDALPPDITEKITEATAKVTDLGAKWAGDFLNWLVGFLTSFSSFILNFSIAIILAYFLSVEIDTWKKLGKDRAPKTFKVAFEFLSNNVFRGIGAYLKAQGKLISITFIVIYIALLSLGVNNAFSIALLAGFFDVLPLLGVSTLFIPWIAYLFITGDINLAIWLTGLLLVVTLTRQFLEPRITGQTVGVSAFTMLAFMMVSLSLFGVAGLILAPILMILLKALYDQGYFHTWIRYPKEEFNVSPFAPQPVDSAVHKDEDRP is encoded by the coding sequence ATGTTTTCTTTGTATCAGAAATATTGGCGGACCGCGTTCGACATTGGCGTTATCGCGCTTACGGTCTGGCTTACGATGTACACGTTCAGCTATTTGTACAACCTCGCAACTCCCGTTTTCTTATCCTTCCTTGTATTTTGGATCATCGAGCCTCTCGCCCGTTTGCTTAATCGTTGGGGCTTGCCCAAATCGATCGCATCCGGGATAAGCATATTGCTATTTGCGCTTGTTATTCTTGCTATATTTATCGGACTCGGATTTATCTTCACCCTGCAAATCACGCAACTTGCCGATGATTTGCCTAAGTATCAGGAACTTCTGCAAAACCAAGTCAAAACGATCACCGTCGACATTCAGAACCGGATGGACGCTTTGCCGCCTGATATCACGGAAAAAATAACGGAAGCTACGGCCAAAGTGACCGATCTTGGAGCGAAATGGGCCGGGGATTTTCTCAATTGGCTAGTCGGATTCCTGACTTCCTTCTCTTCGTTCATACTGAATTTCTCGATCGCCATCATTCTCGCTTATTTCTTAAGCGTTGAGATCGATACGTGGAAAAAATTAGGTAAAGACCGCGCTCCGAAAACGTTCAAAGTCGCTTTCGAATTTCTGAGCAACAACGTATTCCGAGGAATCGGAGCTTATCTCAAAGCGCAAGGAAAGCTGATCAGCATCACGTTCATCGTCATTTATATCGCGCTATTGTCGCTCGGAGTGAACAACGCTTTCTCCATCGCCCTTCTGGCCGGTTTCTTCGATGTTCTACCGCTTCTTGGCGTTAGCACGTTGTTCATTCCTTGGATCGCTTATTTGTTCATCACCGGCGACATTAATCTCGCCATTTGGTTGACGGGTTTGTTGCTCGTCGTCACGCTAACCCGGCAATTTTTGGAGCCGCGCATTACGGGACAGACCGTCGGGGTATCCGCTTTTACGATGCTGGCGTTCATGATGGTTTCCTTGTCTCTCTTCGGAGTTGCCGGACTCATCCTGGCACCGATTCTAATGATCCTGTTGAAAGCCTTGTACGACCAAGGTTACTTCCACACATGGATCCGGTATCCGAAAGAGGAATTCAACGTTTCTCCGTTCGCTCCTCAACCTGTCGATTCCGCTGTTCATAAAGACGAAGACCGTCCATAA
- a CDS encoding polysaccharide deacetylase family protein, translated as MEIILWIGFYFLTFYAFLPALISRIFGFRVFMRGKSKTEIALTFDDGPDPEYTPKLLDLLKQQGAKATFFVVGENAERNPEIISRIHEEGHILGIHNYVHHSNWLMRPRTVKRQIHRTSDVIKKITGSRPMYYRPPWGIVNVFDYANLGYLQIVLWTSLFSDWRKKIGPDKLYRRMRQKLKPGQVFLLHDCGSTFGADRDAPANTISALERILDDGRQLGYRFVGIDEMIEITERAKKKKNSDHRTARKSTMKSSEGEEAAVPRIGPLKKVIVSLWMAYEKIFHVVFRLRPVGSGHFFNYRIRRYSGPPLDLQGDQTLRSGDRIMEIHFENQMLFDLGMNSKSTLQIGIRIIREMEKALPEMARELAVAPNGDQVRALYGVSMIHRGSESLGYKTFELPRGLFAWTTNIYLRVLMRVIHPAGNQRVREKADSLNPRMLIMPRDILLTWANDDRAKRRPVRERATKSDAAKPSNQGAETQELVSHFEEGSIGKLV; from the coding sequence ATGGAAATCATCCTTTGGATCGGTTTTTATTTTTTGACTTTTTATGCTTTTTTACCGGCTCTTATAAGTCGGATTTTCGGTTTTAGAGTGTTCATGCGCGGTAAATCCAAGACGGAGATCGCACTGACTTTCGATGACGGTCCCGATCCGGAATATACGCCGAAGCTTTTGGACCTATTGAAACAACAGGGAGCTAAAGCGACTTTTTTCGTCGTTGGGGAAAATGCGGAACGAAACCCCGAGATCATCTCGCGCATTCACGAAGAAGGACATATTCTAGGCATTCACAATTACGTACATCATTCGAACTGGCTTATGCGTCCGCGTACGGTGAAACGTCAAATCCATCGCACGTCGGACGTCATCAAAAAGATTACGGGTTCAAGACCGATGTATTATCGACCGCCATGGGGAATCGTGAACGTCTTCGACTACGCGAACTTAGGGTACTTGCAGATCGTGCTGTGGACTTCCTTGTTCAGCGATTGGCGCAAGAAGATCGGACCCGATAAGCTCTACCGGCGCATGAGGCAGAAGTTGAAGCCCGGCCAAGTGTTCCTGCTGCATGATTGCGGAAGTACTTTCGGTGCGGATCGCGATGCGCCCGCCAATACGATCTCGGCGTTGGAACGGATATTGGACGACGGTCGTCAACTCGGCTACCGATTTGTCGGGATCGACGAGATGATCGAGATTACGGAACGGGCTAAGAAAAAAAAGAATAGCGATCATCGGACTGCGAGGAAATCAACCATGAAGAGCAGTGAAGGGGAAGAGGCCGCGGTTCCGCGTATTGGCCCCCTCAAGAAAGTGATCGTTAGTCTTTGGATGGCCTACGAGAAAATTTTCCATGTCGTATTCAGGCTTCGTCCGGTCGGTTCCGGACACTTCTTCAACTATCGGATCCGACGTTATTCAGGCCCTCCGCTTGATCTGCAAGGGGATCAGACGCTCCGATCGGGGGATCGCATCATGGAAATCCATTTCGAGAACCAAATGTTGTTCGATCTCGGAATGAACTCCAAGTCGACTTTGCAAATCGGCATTCGGATCATTCGCGAGATGGAGAAGGCGCTGCCGGAGATGGCGAGGGAGCTTGCAGTCGCTCCGAACGGAGATCAAGTCAGGGCGTTATACGGAGTATCGATGATTCATCGCGGCTCCGAATCGCTTGGTTATAAGACTTTCGAATTGCCCAGGGGGTTATTTGCCTGGACGACGAATATTTATTTAAGAGTCCTTATGCGTGTTATTCATCCTGCAGGTAATCAAAGGGTACGCGAGAAAGCCGATTCGTTAAATCCGCGAATGCTCATTATGCCAAGAGACATTCTGTTGACTTGGGCGAATGATGACAGGGCGAAACGTCGCCCCGTTCGAGAGCGCGCGACGAAGAGCGATGCCGCCAAGCCATCCAATCAAGGGGCGGAAACGCAGGAGCTTGTCTCGCATTTCGAAGAAGGATCGATCGGCAAGCTTGTTTAA
- a CDS encoding peptidoglycan D,D-transpeptidase FtsI family protein has protein sequence MKREWAIRSFHILLFIAILFGVESARLAWLQFGFGGSKTASGSLNQSALLQRSDGLVLDQGRGQFRDREGRPLTGETVRSLAAFPDNGMPRGTEQDVKQLASALGVEAGKLEQWFANVREPEIWKGQHSSLALNLTEQQVRTVERSNLLGVAVLPYVNRYPAEFSPYHAIGYISQHPERVRREYDKQIANHHMNVKNPIGGSGLEKSLDRFLQGRASTTVMQITDATRLPLKGLGLRITAPNNPHFPIQVTTTLDVEIQQIVSEVMSKYSIRKGAAVVLDASNADILAMASLPQLDPYHIGSKDTDERNHALVAAPPGSVFKTITLAAAIEAGVTSWDETFICNGHYGKYGLKCWKEGGHGHLTLEQAYAQSCNVAFATLAERLDPAWLQITAERLGLGRKVGWNTDKFVDGLPLRLLGEEEAGSIFLDKKTAQDGGVRTGTGIGQRDVRVTPLQMANMAVTLLHNGHVFAPRLVKEVRYADGGLLTSIKVKSAPSKYGQIEPKTAAMIRQGMRSVVLQGTAENALKGAKWPLAGKSGTAELAGKQKAHNDQWFVGYGPVAEGKPRYAVAVLIEDQPAGLRNRGATLFGAIMDGLRLYEQRNRQVEERTEKR, from the coding sequence ATGAAACGGGAGTGGGCAATTCGAAGCTTTCATATCCTATTATTTATTGCCATCTTATTCGGAGTCGAAAGCGCAAGATTGGCTTGGCTGCAGTTTGGATTCGGCGGTTCGAAGACGGCGAGCGGATCGCTGAATCAGAGCGCCTTACTCCAACGATCGGACGGTCTCGTGTTGGATCAAGGCCGCGGTCAGTTTCGCGATCGCGAAGGCAGGCCGCTGACGGGCGAGACAGTGCGAAGCTTGGCGGCGTTTCCGGACAACGGCATGCCACGGGGAACGGAGCAGGACGTTAAGCAGTTGGCCTCGGCACTTGGCGTCGAGGCTGGGAAGCTGGAACAATGGTTTGCTAATGTACGCGAACCTGAAATATGGAAAGGTCAGCATTCTTCTCTGGCGCTTAATCTGACGGAACAGCAAGTTCGCACGGTTGAACGTTCCAACTTGCTGGGAGTAGCCGTCCTGCCTTACGTAAATCGTTATCCGGCCGAATTCTCGCCTTATCATGCGATCGGCTACATTTCCCAACATCCCGAAAGGGTGCGTCGAGAGTACGATAAGCAAATCGCGAATCATCATATGAATGTCAAGAATCCTATCGGCGGATCGGGTTTAGAGAAATCATTGGATCGTTTTCTTCAAGGACGTGCTTCGACAACTGTCATGCAAATTACGGATGCTACAAGGCTTCCTTTGAAAGGCTTAGGACTGCGAATAACGGCACCTAATAATCCGCATTTTCCGATTCAGGTCACAACGACGTTGGACGTCGAGATTCAGCAGATCGTTAGCGAGGTAATGAGTAAATATTCGATAAGAAAAGGAGCGGCCGTAGTTCTGGACGCAAGTAATGCGGATATTCTGGCTATGGCGTCTTTGCCGCAGCTTGATCCTTATCATATCGGTTCGAAGGATACTGATGAACGCAACCATGCGCTCGTCGCTGCGCCTCCGGGTTCCGTCTTCAAGACGATAACGTTAGCTGCAGCTATCGAAGCGGGCGTGACGTCGTGGGACGAAACTTTTATTTGCAACGGGCACTACGGTAAATACGGGTTGAAGTGCTGGAAGGAAGGCGGACACGGCCATCTCACGTTGGAGCAGGCGTATGCCCAATCATGCAATGTGGCGTTCGCCACTTTGGCGGAACGGCTGGATCCGGCTTGGTTGCAAATTACTGCGGAACGCTTGGGTCTCGGTCGTAAAGTCGGCTGGAACACGGATAAGTTCGTCGATGGGCTGCCCCTTCGTTTGTTAGGCGAGGAAGAAGCGGGTTCGATTTTCTTGGACAAAAAAACGGCGCAGGACGGCGGCGTGAGAACGGGAACCGGAATCGGGCAACGGGATGTGCGCGTAACCCCGCTTCAAATGGCCAATATGGCGGTAACGTTGCTGCATAACGGTCATGTATTCGCTCCACGGCTCGTGAAAGAGGTTCGGTATGCGGACGGCGGATTGCTGACTTCGATCAAAGTGAAATCTGCCCCCTCTAAATACGGTCAGATCGAGCCTAAGACCGCGGCGATGATTCGGCAAGGAATGCGTTCGGTCGTACTGCAGGGGACGGCAGAGAACGCCCTAAAGGGAGCCAAGTGGCCGCTTGCCGGCAAGTCGGGGACGGCAGAGTTAGCAGGCAAGCAAAAAGCCCATAACGACCAATGGTTCGTCGGTTACGGGCCGGTTGCGGAAGGTAAGCCGCGATATGCGGTCGCCGTGCTGATCGAAGACCAGCCTGCGGGCTTGCGCAATCGCGGAGCAACGCTGTTCGGAGCGATTATGGACGGTCTTCGTCTTTATGAACAGCGGAATCGACAGGTTGAGGAGCGAACGGAGAAACGTTGA
- a CDS encoding methyl-accepting chemotaxis protein: MNKSWREKLGAVNLKKATNSVSGLSKRVGGQFKETKFENPIRSVGMKLFLLIFCSILACVLSLGWFSYSKSSTIIQQKVADSSSQTAIQTAGKIALLMDGYERQSLQFITDNSFITLLSTLAITEDDYELFDTSRQLTEKLSSIAMADSSYESISLIPADAEGQFMTTGSSISKEEVMKLPFLKAVSEGNGRAVWGPTLAGGLDGARNVPTFSLGRMLNQGKAYYLLLEIKAKTLEEQMKTVNFGEDSSSYIVATDGTMVYGPDEKKWGSKYEYEVPGDDGTATISADGTKTLSSAGVLENNGWKLIGNIPVASLVKDAKAISNLTWLMSLIAALIAGAIGFIVLRSVGRPLAQLRTLMNEGERGNLTVRSTIRQKDEIGQVSDSFNRMMEEITSLVRQTNLSAQEVLETATSLTDSSRKTAGAAKEIAVATEEIANGATNLAVESEKGTDLTIQIGAQVQSVIDSNVQMGQSANEVEEAGRKGTIYMGGLIEKTGQTEEMTRSMVDKVDKLKESTGSIRKILDVLGNITKQTNILSLNATIEAARAGAAGKGFMVVADEIRKLADQSRDSIGIVGGIVENIQREIDETVSVLSEAYPIFQEQIQSVREANQIFITVQDNMGGFVHRLESATDSVRNLESAQSTLSLAMSNVSAVAQEASATSEQVASLSNEQLNISDGLVQLSNRLEAVSGKLRESLSRFTVS; this comes from the coding sequence ATGAATAAATCGTGGCGTGAAAAATTGGGAGCGGTAAATTTGAAAAAAGCTACCAATAGTGTAAGCGGTTTATCAAAACGCGTTGGAGGTCAGTTTAAGGAAACCAAGTTCGAAAATCCGATTCGCTCGGTAGGAATGAAGTTGTTTTTGCTCATCTTTTGCAGCATTTTAGCGTGTGTACTTTCTTTAGGATGGTTTTCCTACTCGAAGTCCAGCACTATCATACAGCAGAAAGTAGCGGATTCAAGCAGCCAGACCGCGATCCAGACGGCAGGTAAAATCGCCTTGCTGATGGATGGCTATGAACGGCAATCATTGCAATTTATTACGGACAATTCTTTTATCACTTTGTTGAGCACTCTTGCGATTACGGAAGACGATTACGAGCTGTTCGATACGTCGAGACAACTGACGGAAAAGTTGAGCAGCATCGCCATGGCGGACTCGAGCTACGAATCTATTTCTCTGATTCCAGCGGATGCGGAAGGTCAGTTCATGACTACCGGCAGCTCGATTAGCAAGGAAGAAGTAATGAAGTTACCGTTCCTTAAAGCGGTATCCGAAGGAAACGGCAGAGCGGTATGGGGGCCCACGCTCGCAGGAGGCTTGGACGGAGCGCGCAACGTTCCGACCTTCTCGCTCGGACGGATGTTGAATCAAGGAAAAGCGTATTACTTATTGCTTGAGATTAAAGCCAAAACGTTGGAAGAGCAGATGAAGACGGTTAACTTCGGAGAAGATAGTTCCTCTTATATCGTGGCGACGGACGGTACTATGGTCTACGGCCCCGATGAGAAGAAATGGGGATCGAAGTACGAGTACGAAGTGCCTGGAGATGACGGGACCGCTACGATTAGCGCGGACGGAACGAAGACGCTTTCCTCAGCGGGCGTCCTCGAGAACAACGGATGGAAGCTTATCGGTAATATACCGGTAGCGTCATTGGTTAAAGACGCCAAAGCGATCAGCAACTTAACATGGCTTATGTCTCTTATCGCGGCGTTAATCGCGGGAGCGATCGGTTTTATCGTATTGCGTTCGGTCGGACGTCCGCTAGCTCAACTTCGGACCTTAATGAACGAAGGAGAGCGCGGTAACCTGACGGTTCGTTCGACGATTAGGCAGAAAGACGAGATCGGACAAGTATCCGATAGCTTTAACCGCATGATGGAGGAGATCACGAGTCTCGTTCGGCAGACGAACTTATCGGCGCAAGAAGTTCTGGAGACGGCTACCTCGTTGACGGATTCATCGCGCAAAACCGCGGGTGCCGCGAAGGAAATCGCCGTGGCGACCGAGGAAATCGCGAACGGCGCGACGAACCTTGCCGTCGAGTCCGAGAAGGGCACGGATTTGACGATCCAAATCGGAGCACAAGTTCAATCGGTTATCGATTCCAATGTTCAGATGGGGCAATCGGCTAACGAAGTAGAAGAAGCCGGCCGCAAAGGGACGATCTATATGGGCGGCCTTATCGAGAAGACGGGCCAAACGGAAGAAATGACTCGTTCGATGGTCGATAAAGTCGATAAGCTGAAGGAGAGCACCGGCTCGATCCGCAAAATCTTGGACGTTCTGGGCAATATCACGAAACAGACGAATATTCTTTCCTTGAACGCAACGATCGAAGCGGCAAGAGCCGGAGCGGCCGGTAAGGGATTCATGGTCGTAGCCGATGAAATTCGTAAGCTTGCCGACCAATCGCGCGATTCGATCGGCATCGTAGGCGGCATCGTCGAGAATATCCAACGCGAGATCGACGAGACCGTAAGCGTATTGTCCGAAGCGTATCCGATATTCCAAGAGCAGATTCAATCCGTACGCGAAGCGAATCAGATCTTCATCACGGTGCAAGACAATATGGGCGGATTCGTACATCGGTTAGAATCGGCTACCGATTCCGTTCGCAACCTAGAGAGCGCGCAGTCGACCTTGTCGCTGGCTATGAGTAACGTTAGCGCCGTTGCGCAAGAAGCTTCCGCAACTTCTGAGCAAGTCGCATCGCTGAGTAACGAGCAATTGAACATCAGCGATGGCCTAGTTCAATTGTCCAACCGTCTAGAAGCCGTATCCGGCAAACTGCGCGAGTCCTTGAGCAGGTTTACGGTATCTTAA